One genomic region from Salvia hispanica cultivar TCC Black 2014 chromosome 2, UniMelb_Shisp_WGS_1.0, whole genome shotgun sequence encodes:
- the LOC125205183 gene encoding origin of replication complex subunit 6, whose translation MPAAFPPLIFDDKSENSQQPNNAISLEISFLSIPKTNNKNRPSPISFAPKMDMSDIARKLGLSESKYVVRKAAELRRLADIQFDSSIIGVGEICKAVICLEIAASRMEVLFDRHEAIKLSGVSEKAYNRSFNSMQNGMNLKNKLDVRELAIQFGCVRLIPFVHKGLSLYKDRFLASLPLSRRGGTDFSRPVFTAVAFYLCAKRHKLKADKFKLIELAGTSESEFANISTSMLDLCFDVFGIAKEKKDARKIQGNRELIDALPEKRRLEDGGYSSSDGEESPAYKKRKQMDKRDHDEWKSAVLKSNKLGKAQAAAKITKSRQSRLDFLKKAPETAAKAL comes from the exons ATGCCTGCCGCGTTCCCGCCTTTAATCTTtgatgataaaagtgaaaattcCCAGCAACCCAATAACGCAATTTCACTAGAGATTTCATTTCTCTCAATCCCAAAAACCAACAACAAGAATCGACCTAGTCCAATTTCATTTGCTCCAAAAATGGACATGTCCGACATAGCCAGGAAATTAGGCCTCTCCGAATCCAAATACGTCGTTCGTAAGGCTGCCGAGCTCCGCCGCCTAGCCGACATCCAGTTCGATTCCTCCATCATCGGCGTC GGCGAGATTTGCAAGGCCGTAATTTGCCTCGAGATTGCAGCTTCCAG AATGGAAGTTTTGTTTGATCGGCATGAGGCAATAAAGCTGAGTGGGGTTTCCGAGAAGGCTTACAACAGATCCTTCAACTCGATGCAGAATGGGATGAATTTGAA GAATAAACTTGATGTAAGAGAACTGGCCATTCAATTTGGATGTGTGCGCCTCATCCCCTTTGTTCACAAGGGCCTTTCTTT GTATAAGGATCGGTTTCTTGCTTCGTTGCCTCTTTCTCGAAGGGGCGGTACGGACTTTAGTCGGCCTGTTTTTACTGCGGTGGCATTCTACCTTTGTGCCAAGAGGCATAAG CTCAAGGCAGACAAATTCAAGTTGATTGAGCTTGCTGGCACATCAGAGTCTGAATTTGCTAATATATCTACTTCGATGTTGGACCTATGCTTTGATGTGTTTGGGATAGCCAAGGAGAAAAAGGATGCTAGGAAAATCCAAGGCAACCGAG AGCTTATTGATGCATTGCCTGAAAAGAGAAGGCTAGAGGATGGTGGCTACTCTTCTAGTGATGGTGAAGAG TCTCCGGCCTACAAGAAGCGCAAGCAGATGGATAAACGGGATCACGATGAGTGGAAATCGGCTGTTTTGAAGTCTAACAAGCTTGGCAAGGCTCAAG CTGCTGCCAAGATAACGAAAAGCAGACAGAGCAGGCTTGATTTTCTGAAGAAGGCTCCTGAAACTGCAGCAAAAGCCTTGTGA
- the LOC125204989 gene encoding protein PHYTOCHROME KINASE SUBSTRATE 1-like, giving the protein MNTKLEPDRVTKMSMPVALLTLPPKHASEITKNNTSSAASFTQDLTANLTATHDRIFLGKKKSPDKEIDVFDARKYFDEVLYDTPKICTKNHQDHLHQQQLNKDVVQTAVKEHPPPTAALSIRSQSSWNSRSSLLRTAPGSQQQLSKASKKSFLSSIGCNCSCLTTSIISGRSKSGNKTNNDLFTKREKQEIERRSQKQVFGSPIHIKGNNCFNLDAVVTWDAITPFSAAEELKIPSISSEMHNDSDSDASSDLFEIESLCIDNPFDPTTCYAPSEASIEWSVVTASAADFSLLSDSDDISSTIQKPCAKKTAPSKEMPKIRPSILSGCKSQKAVNVAGDAQTKRRPLTPMTRFHDESKLSFDGKSRQNSLDHRVLSQSRSASSAHLLCT; this is encoded by the coding sequence ATGAACACTAAGCTCGAACCCGACCGGGTAACAAAAATGTCGATGCCTGTGGCCTTGCTGACTCTGCCTCCCAAACACGCTTCCGAAATCACCAAAAACAACACTAGCAGTGCAGCCTCGTTCACTCAAGACCTCACCGCCAACCTCACCGCCACGCATGATCGGATCTTCCTTGGCAAGAAAAAGTCGCCAGACAAAGAAATCGACGTCTTCGATGCCCGGAAATACTTTGACGAGGTTCTGTACGACACTCCCAAGATCTGCACCAAGAACCATCAAGATCACCTCCATCAGCAGCAGCTCAACAAAGATGTTGTCCAAACTGCAGTCAAGGAGCATCCGCCCCCGACTGCAGCGCTCAGCATACGCTCCCAGTCGAGCTGGAACAGCCGGAGCTCCCTGCTCCGCACTGCTCCGGGAAGCCAGCAGCAGCTGAGCAAGGCAAGCAAGAAGAGCTTCCTTTCCAGCATTGGCTGCAACTGTTCCTGCTTAACCACCAGCATCATCAGTGGCAGATCAAAATCAGGAAACAAAACCAATAATGATCTCTTCaccaagagagagaaacaggAGATCGAGAGGAGATCTCAGAAACAAGTGTTTGGCTCCCCAATCCACATAAAAGGGAACAACTGCTTCAACTTGGACGCCGTGGTTACATGGGATGCAATCACTCCATTCTCAGCAGCTGAAGAGCTCAAAATCCCTTCAATATCAAGTGAAATGCACAACGACAGTGACAGCGATGCAAGCTCCGATCTGTTTGAAATCGAGAGCTTGTGCATAGACAACCCTTTTGATCCCACAACATGCTATGCTCCGAGTGAGGCCAGCATAGAATGGAGTGTTGTCACTGCCAGCGCTGCAGATTTCTCCCTCCTTTCGGATTCAGACGACATATCCTCCACCATCCAAAAGCCGTGTGCCAAGAAAACTGCTCCTTCCAAAGAAATGCCAAAGATTCGGCCGAGTATTCTCTCAGGCTGCAAGAGCCAGAAAGCTGTTAATGTTGCCGGAGATGCACAGACGAAGAGGCGGCCCCTCACACCGATGACACGGTTCCACGACGAGAGCAAGCTCAGCTTTGATGGAAAGAGCAGGCAGAACTCACTTGATCACCGTGTCCTGTCTCAATCAAGATCTGCATCTTCTGCACATCTCTTGTGTACTTAG
- the LOC125204717 gene encoding uncharacterized protein LOC125204717: MSIEITEELALNLAKMFLRHNLVDPQTLAIDNTPTDIAVKLNNDNYPVWATLMKRELGGKGLTSHITADPKPPLSTDPSFPLWQQSDHRVFIWIILHMNPSLVNLGVAQYPTAKHLWDGLATMYGSDSDSYRMYELYRDAYSIKQNGGSLDSIWNRFQEIWFEMDCRKPNPMTCSECRNQFHEYVQTERLFQFLMAIDDRFESVRRKVLLTDPLPSLTTAYAMVRRETEIQMQVREDKSKLVCSHCGGRRHDKDSCFYLIGFPEWWEGPKKMKPSTASGIRQPQSRQPMAISAYSMARSANHAEAAKPTYGGFFREIGTAVSNITEEEEYTDEEDLWFWH, encoded by the exons atgtcGATTGAAATTACAGAGGAATTAGCCCTAAATCTGGCAAAAATGTTTTTGCGCCACAACCTTGTGGATCCGCAAACCCTAGCCATCGACAATACACCAACCGATATCGCTGTGAAACTAAACAACGACAACTACCCGGTGTGGGCGACCCTGATGAAGCGAGAGCTGGGCGGCAAGGGTTTGACGTCTCACATCACCGCAGATCCAAAGCCCCCTCTCAGCACAGATCCCTCTTTCCCCCTATGGCAGCAATCAGACCACAGGGTATTCATCTGGATCATTCTACACATGAATCCAAGCCTTGTCAACTTAGGTGTTGCTCAATACCCAACCGCAAAGCACCTCTGGGATGGCCTAGCCACCATGTACGGGAGCGACTCCGACTCGTATCGAATGTACGAGCTCTATCGGGATGCCTATTCTATTAAACAGAACGGAGGATCGTTGGATTCAATTTGGAACAGATTTCAGGAGATATGGTTTGAGATGGACTGCAGGAAACCAAATCCGATGACGTGTAGTGAGTGTAGAAATCAATTCCATGAATACGTGCAAACGGAGAGGCTGTTTCAGTTCCTTATGGCAATAGACGATCGATTCGAATCGGTGAGGAGAAAGGTGCTGTTGACGGATCCGTTGCCCTCATTGACGACGGCATATGCGATGGTGAGGCGAGAAACGGAGATTCAGATGCAGGTGAGAGAAGATAAGAGCAAACTTGTGTGCTCACATTGCGGAGGCCGGAGGCACGACAAGGATAGCTGCTTCTACTTGATCGGGTTCCCGGAATGGTGGGAAGggccgaagaagatgaagccATCGACAGCCTCTGGCATCCGGCAGCCGCAATCTCGTCAGCCAATGGCAATCTCTGCGTATAGCATGGCGAGATCAGCCAACCATGCCGAAGCAGCCAAGCCCACCTATGGCGGATTCTTCCGTGAAATCGGAACAGCTGTGTCAAACATAACAGAGGAGGAGG AATATACGGACGAGGAAGATCTTTGGTTCTGGCACTGA
- the LOC125205181 gene encoding cullin-3A-like → MSSGPKKRNFQIEAFKHKVVVDPKYAEKTWKVLEDAIREIYNHNASGLSFEELYRNAYNMVLHKFGERLYSGLVSTMTLHLQSMSESIEAAQGASFLDELNTKWNDHNKALQMIRDILMYMDRTFIPSTHKTPVHELGLNLWRDHVIHNSNIQSRLLNTILELIQRERTGEVINRGLMRNIIKMLMDLGPSVYQEDFEKSFLQVSADFYRAESQEYIECCDCADYLKKAERRLNEEIDRVSHYLDTKTETKITNVVEKEMIANHKLRLIHMENSGLIKMLLDDKFEDLARMYNLFHRVSIGLSTIRDVMTSHIRDTGKQLVTDPEKSKNPVEFVETLLEKRDKYDKIISSAFSNDKTFQNALSSSFEYFINLNPRSPEYISLFVDDKLRKGLKGVKDDDVELILDKVMILFRYLQEKDVFEKYYKQHLAKRLLSGKTVSDDAERSLIVKLKTECGYQFTSKLEGMFTDMKTSQDTMQGFYAACGAELGNGPTLVVQVLTTGSWPTQSTNTCNLPVELSTLCEKFRSYYLGTHTGRRLTWQTNMGTADLRATFGEVHKYELNVSTYQMCVLMLFNNTEHLSYKEIEQATEIPSSDLKRCLQSLACVKGKNVLRKEPMSKDIGEDDVFSVNDSFTSKLRKVKIGTVVAQKESEPEKQETRQRVEEDRKPQIEAAIVRIMKSRRVLDHNNIIAEVTKQLQSRFLANPGEIKKRIESLIERDFLERDNEDRRLYRYLA, encoded by the exons ATCCCAAGTATGCAGAAAAGACTTGGAAGGTTTTAGAGGATGCGATTAGAGAGATTTACAACCATAACGCTAGCGGCCTTAGTTTTGAAGAATTATACAG AAATGCTTACAATATGGTATTACATAAATTTGGTGAGAGACTTTATTCTGGACTTGTGTCTACTATGACACTCCATCTTCAGTCAATGTCCGAATCCATAGAAGCTGCCCAAGGTGCTTCATTCCTGGATGAACTTAATACCAAATGGAACGATCACAATAAAGCATTGCAAATGATCCGTGACATACTAATGTACATGGACAGAACATTCATCCCAAGCACCCACAAAACCCCTGTTCATGAGCTTGGGTTAAACCTCTGGAGGGACCATGTAATCCACAATAGTAATATCCAGTCAAGGCTTTTAAACACCATTCTTGAACTGATACAGAGGGAACGCACAGGCGAAGTTATCAACAGAGGGCTTATGAGAAACATTATCAAAATGCTAATGGACTTGGGACCTTCAGTCTACCAAGAAGATTTTGAGAAATCATTTCTTCAAGTTTCTGCTGATTTCTATCGAGCAGAATCTCAGGAATATATCGAATGTTGTGATTGTGCAGACTATCTGAAGAAAGCTGAAAGGCGACTCAATGAAGAAATTGACAGGGTATCGCATTATTTAGACACGAAGACTGAAACAAAGATAACCAATGTTGTAGAAAAGGAGATGATAGCCAACCACAAGCTCAGATTAATACACATGGAGAACTCAGGACTGATAAAGATGCTTCTCgatgataaatttgaagaCTTGGCAAGGATGTACAACTTATTCCATCGGGTTTCTATAGGTCTTTCGACAATCAGGGATGTAATGACGTCTCACATCAGAGATACAGGCAAACAGCTTGTTACTGATCCTGAGAAATCAAAGAATCCAGTGGAGTTTGTTGAGACCCTCCTTGAGAAAAGGGATAAGTATGATAAAATCATAAGCTCGGCATTCAGCAATGATAAGACCTTCCAGAATGCCTTGAGTTCTTCATTCGAgtatttcatcaatttaaatCCTCGTTCTCCTGAGTACATATCTTTGTTTGTAGATGATAAGCTCCGCAAGGGACTGAAGGGAGTGAAAGACGATGATGTTGAGCTTATTCTTGATAAGGTGATGATATTATTTCGTTACCTTCAGGAGAAAGATGTTTTTGAGAAATACTACAAGCAGCACTTGGCAAAGAGGCTCTTGTCTGGAAAAACAGTATCTGATGATGCAGAGAGAAGTCTTATTGTCAAACTGAAGACTGAATGTGGTTATCAATTTACATCGAAATTGGAAGGGATGTTTACAGATATGAAGACGTCTCAGGACACAATGCAAGGGTTTTATGCTGCATGCGGTGCTGAGCTGGGGAATGGCCCAACATTAGTTGTACAGGTTTTGACTACTGGATCTTGGCCTACTCAATCCACCAATACTTGCAACCTTCCAGTTGAGCTGTCAACTCTGTGCGAGAAATTTCGATCATATTACTTGGGGACTCATACAGGTAGGAGATTAACCTGGCAGACAAATATGGGAACAGCTGATCTGAGAGCAACCTTTGGGGAAGTACATAAGTATGAGCTGAATGTTTCGACTTATCAAATGTGTGTCCTAATGTTGTTCAACAATACTGAACATCTTAGCTACAAGGAGATTGAGCAGGCCACAGAGATTCCCTCTTCTGATTTGAAACGGTGCCTGCAGTCCCTAGCTTGCGTAAAAGGGAAAAATGTGCTCCGTAAAGAGCCCATGAGCAAGGATATTGGAGAGGATGATGTATTTTCTGTTAATGACAGTTTCACGAGCAAACTTCGAAAGGTTAAAATAGGAACTGTGGTTGCACAGAAGGAATCTGAGCCTGAGAAGCAAGAGACAAGGCAGAGGGTGGAGGAAGATAGGAAACCCCAGATTGAGGCTGCAATAGTCAGAATCATGAAATCGAGGAGGGTATTGGATCACAATAATATCATTGCCGAGGTGACAAAACAGTTGCAGTCACGGTTCCTGGCCAACCCTGGGGAGATCAAGAAACGAATTGAATCGCTTATAGAGCGAGACTTCTTGGAAAGGGATAATGAAGATAGGCGATTGTACCGGTATCTCGCCTGA
- the LOC125204988 gene encoding probable methyltransferase PMT2, with protein MANKFNAGDGRTRSHVSIFIVAGLCCFFYLLGAWQRSGFGKGDSIALEMTKSGENCNVLPNLNFETHHGGEAGIIDDSDSKATVYKPCHQRYTDYTPCQDQGRAMTFPRDNMIYRERHCPPQAEKLRCLIPAPEGYVTPFPWPKSRDYVPYANAPYKSLTVEKAIQNWIQYEGNVFRFPGGGTQFPQGADKYIDQLASVIPIDNGTVRTALDTGCGVASWGAYLWKKNVIAMSFAPRDSHEAQVQFALERGVPAVIGVLGSIKMPYPSRAFDMAHCSRCLIPWGINDGLYMKEVDRVLRPGGYWVLSGPPINWKTNYKAWQRPLEDLKEEQRKIEDAAKLLCWEKKSEKGEIAVWQKTMDSDACRAKQESAGATFCQSKDSDNVWYKKMEQCITPNKNPNSEEIKPFPERLHSVPPRIVSGSVSGVSAEAFLEDDKQWKKHVNAYRKTIPILDSGRYRNIMDMNAGFGGFAAALQSPKLWVMNVVPTIAKKNTLGVVYERGLVGIYHDWCEAFSTYPRTYDLIHANGVFSLYKDKCDFEDILLEMDRILRPEGAVIFRDEVDVLVKVKRMIGGMRWDSKMIDHEDGPLVPEKVLVAVKQYWVGNSTSSH; from the exons ATGGCGAACAAGTTTAATGCGGGAGATGGTAGGACCAGGAGTCATGTGTCAATTTTTATAGTAGCAGGTCTTTGCTGTTTCTTCTACCTATTAGGAGCATGGCAGAGAAGTGGGTTCGGAAAGGGGGACAGTATAGCATTGGAGATGACTAAGAGTGGAGAAAATTGTAATGTTCTTCCCAATCTCAATTTTGAAACTCATCATGGCGGTGAAGCTGGGATTATTGATGATTCGGATTCAAAAGCAACAGTGTACAAACCGTGCCATCAACGGTACACTGATTACACCCCCTGTCAGGACCAAGGGCGTGCAATGACCTTCCCGAGGGATAATATGATCTACCGTGAGAGGCACTGCCCTCCTCAAGCAGAGAAGTTGCGTTGCCTCATTCCGGCTCCAGAAGGATATGTGACCCCATTTCCGTGGCCAAAAAGTCGTGATTATGTGCCCTATGCTAATGCTCCATATAAGAGCTTGACAGTAGAGAAGGCTATACAAAACTGGATCCAGTATGAAGGTAATGTGTTCAGGTTCCCTGGTGGAGGAACCCAATTTCCTCAAGGAGCCGATAAGTACATTGACCAGCTTGCTTCGGTTATACCAATTGACAATGGAACTGTTAGAACCGCATTGGACACTGGTTGCGGG GTAGCCAGTTGGGGTGCGTAtctatggaaaaaaaatgtcatagCAATGTCTTTTGCACCTAGAGATTCACATGAAGCCCAAGTTCAGTTTGCTCTGGAAAGGGGTGTACCTGCTGTCATTGGTGTTCTTGGGTCGATAAAAATGCCATATCCATCTAGAGCTTTTGACATGGCTCATTGTTCTCGCTGTCTTATACCTTGGGGGATAAATG ATGGACTATATATGAAGGAAGTTGATCGTGTGCTTAGACCTGGTGGCTATTGGGTGCTTTCAGGCCCTCCTATCAACTGGAAGACTAACTACAAGGCATGGCAACGACCACTGGAAGACCTTAAGGAAGAGCAGAGAAAGATAGAAGATGCTGCTAAACTTCTCTGTTGGGAGAAGAAGTCGGAGAAAGGTGAAATTGCTGTGTGGCAGAAGACAATGGATTCTGATGCTTGTCGTGCTAAACAGGAAAGTGCCGGAGCAACATTCTGTCAATCTAAAGATTCTGATAATGTCTG gTACAAGAAAATGGAGCAATGCATTACTCCAAATAAGAATCCTAACAGTGAAGAAATTAAACCATTCCCCGAGAGGCTTCATTCAGTTCCTCCACGAATTGTTAGTGGCTCAGTTTCTGGAGTTTCTGCAGAGGCATTCCTTGAGGATGATAAACAATGGAAAAAACATGTCAATGCCTATAGAAAGACTATCCCAATTCTCGACTCTGGAAGGTACCGCAACATCATGGATATGAATGCTGGATTCGGTGGTTTTGCTGCTGCACTTCAATCCCCCAAATTGTGGGTCATGAATGTTGTACCCACTATTGCCAAGAAAAATACCCTCGGTGTTGTTTATGAACGAGGATTGGTTGGTATCTATCATGACTG GTGTGAAGCCTTCTCTACTTATCCTAGAACATATGATCTCATTCATGCTAATGGTGTTTTTAGCTTGTACAAGGACAA GTGTGACTTTGAAGACATATTATTAGAAATGGACCGGATTTTACGTCCAGAAGGTGCGGTTATATTCAGAGATGAAGTCGATGTACTTGTGAAGGTGAAGAGAATGATCGGAGGTATGAGATGGGACTCCAAGATGATCGATCATGAGGACGGTCCACTTGTTCCGGAGAAAGTACTGGTTGCTGTCAAGCAATATTGGGTTGGCAACTCGACTTCTTCCCATTGA